The Nitrospira lenta genomic interval GGCGATCGTTTTGGACAAGCGTATGGCCCAACGATTCATGCTCATTCCGAGGACCAATGCGCTGAACGTGGTGACCGAGAGAATGACAGGAGCCCATGCGCGCACGGCGTCACGATCTTGCATGGTTTCTCTGTCGCGTTGAGCCATTTTGTGTTCCACCCCTTGAAACGCCAGGACGACCGTGTCATTCAGCTCCAATCCCTCTCCCGTCCGAATATAGTTCAGGACCTCTTCTTCGTGCCCGAGCACCAGATCCAACATGAGCTGGCGCTTTGTCTCCAGGAGCTCTTTAACGGCACTGGTGAGCACCTGAACTGGAGTATGCAGGTCAGGCCAAGGAGCCGTGATGGCTAGCAAACGATTGACGAGACCAAGGATGTCGTA includes:
- a CDS encoding CHASE3 domain-containing protein — protein: MTNPIKRKLILSVLAVLLLFVLLAIQAGVVSRWQAVHDDRDRYVHIKQELFRLERLVADVDNGFRGYALTKEGRFVKPLVVAEYDILGLVNRLLAITAPWPDLHTPVQVLTSAVKELLETKRQLMLDLVLGHEEEVLNYIRTGEGLELNDTVVLAFQGVEHKMAQRDRETMQDRDAVRAWAPVILSVTTFSALVLGMSMNRWAIRLSKTIALPRTMASL